TTCCCAATTCTCTTCTTTGGATTTTTCACTAATAATCTACTAATCAAATCTTGAACTTTCACCATTTCTTCATACTCTTTACTAGTACTACTTATACCAATTCTCGGAAAAGTCAACGGttttttcaaaatgttgaccaaagttttTTCATTGTTTTCTCCTTTAAATGGTGTAGTACCAAATATAAGTTCATATAAAAATACTCCTAATGTCCACCAATCTACTGCACTTCCATGACCTTGTCCAGAAATTACCTCAGGAGCTAAATATTCATGTGTACCAACGAACGAGCGCGATCGTGCATTTATAGGTTCAACAACAATTTCTGAATTATGATCTTGAATTTCaactattttttgttctttttttggtGATAAAAAACAGGATAAAACTGGTTGAATGGGGAGAGTACAATAAGAATGTTTTGAGATGCAACTTGTTGTGGTTTTTTGGTTATTTGGTTTAGGTTTGGATTTTATGAGTGTTGGAATAACTTCACATTTGAAAGAAAGATCAAAATCTGAAAGCATAATGTGACCATCTGCTCTTACTAATACATTTTCTGGCTTTAGATCTCTGTATACTATTCCCATCATGTGGAGATATTCTAGTGCTAAAAGTATTTCTGCAGCATAAaacctgaaaataaaaaaataaaaaaatttaaaaaaaggatCAGATAATATACTTGCATATTTATATCCTGTCACAAGATAAACTGACTATTATTAAAAGCTTGGTATTAAAGCTTAGAGGTGAAAAGACTGAAGTACTTTACCATAGTACACCATTCGGtcagttttaattaatttttaggttattttttaaataaattaaggAATCTagttttagcattaattaataatgaaattgaACATATTAACATTAATTTGTTCAATGAAAATATAACAATTTCTCCTAAGCTTTTTATTCCAATGGcaactttgaaaaaaagaaattaattccttcttgatatttgaaaaaatcaaatattgtggacaaaaaaaaatacataaaaatcaatCAAAGTTAAGTAATAAATTGGAACTTTGGTCACTGAACCTAATTAGTGAAACCACTAAAAgtttttaattatattaaatgAAAATTAAATGCGTTTACTCAAATATAACAACTAAAAAATGAAATCGTCCCACAATGGACGGACCAAAAATGTAATTATGTCTAATGGATTTAAGCTTTATGCATTGatagcataatatatttttttattatatatcaGTATAGTTTAACATGTTATACGAGTTAACTCGTCAATATTTTCAGGTTACCAAACAATATAAATATAAGAGTTTAACTATAAGTAACCATCTATAGTAAGCAAAATTAGCAGATAACCTGCTATGACACGTTCGAGTACAGTGATGgtgtaaaatattttatattgtATGTATAATTTAAAGTCTATAATTATAAAGGATTATATATATCTACCTTTTAGTGAGCTGATTAcataaatatttttgtaaaacttaaaCTCATGCTTAATTAATAATTTTCACTTACTTAGCAGAAGAAATACTGAATCTTTTTCCGGGCTGCCGTTGCCGGGCGGCATGCAAATCACCACCAGGACAATACTCCATAACCAAACAAGAATAATGCGAAGCTTCAAACTGTGCATATAAAGTTGGCAAAAATGGATGATCAATTATTCCCAATATTTCCTTCTCCATTTCTGCTCTCTGCAATTTTTTCCTTATTAATAACGCTTCTTTATCCACAACTTTCATTGCATAAAAACACTGCGGCAGCAACCCTACAATTAATGACGAAACCagaaattttaaaaagaatcgtcaaaatataaaaatataaatatatataaaagtcAAGAAGAATAAAAACATTGCGACAGCAACCCTACAATCAGCGACAAAACTAGAAATTTTAATAAGAACCgtcaaaatataataatataaacaTATATAAAAGTAAAGAAGAATAAAAACATTGCGGCAACAACCCTACAATCAGTGACGGAACCACAAATTTTACCAAGcaatatcaataacaacaacataccaGTGTAATCCAACAAGTATGGTCTGGAGAGAGTAATATGTACATAAAACTTACCCTTACTATACCTTCAAaaaggcagagaggctgtttcgaAAATACTTCGGCTTAGAAAAGATAAAATGAAGGGCAGCAGCAAGCATACCAGTTAAAAAGTCgaagcaaaaatacaaaactaaataatataaatatcaaaGAGATTTAACATATATTTTATATAGCGATGCAGAAGGTATCCCGCTCTCACGCAGAATCAGGCAAAGAACATCAACAAAGAATTACCTCGCGACATAGTGTAATTTTCTGGCCAGCCATTGCTTAAAATAGGGTTTCTAATTTCGCAAACGTAAACATTTCCGATGTCTCCGCTACCTACGCGGCGGAGAAGTCGGAAATGTTCGAGTTTGATTTGACCTGTTTTGACTCGGAGTTTTTTAATGAGTTCCCAAGGGATTTGATTTGACTTGTGGGGTTTGTGAGAGTTGGAGAAATTGTACGGAGTGTCTGTAGAAATGGAGGTCCGACgactactgctgaagctgagattTGTAGTACTACTCATCCAACTACGAGGAGTAGAATTTTCCGCCATTGTTAGTGAAGAAGAAGTGGTGCTTTCTTTGTCGGATTCGTCTTGGATTTTGGTGGTGGCCATTATTGTAAGAAGAGCACGTTTTGAGTTTTTTGCTACAGCTTTCTCAGGCTTTATAAATATACGAGAATATACTCGGacgatgaaaagaaaaagaagaaagttaaaaaaaaaaaaaaaaaaaaggtctaAATATACTTCTATTTTCCTTTGTAATTTGTCTTTCCTTTGTCTTATATatgttctttctttttattttttcatccGGTGTTTATCCGCATTGGGATTAGAATAAATTCAGGTTCCTGCCAGAGGTAACTAAAGCACTCCCTAATAAAAGGGAATTTTATACTCATGGCTCGAACTCGAGACATTTGGTTAAGGATGAAAGAGTACTTACTACTCCACCGCAACATGTATTGGAGCTCGATTAAATTTGGATTCACGCTGAAAAGTCAACGTTAGGGGGGTAAAGCAGTAAAACACTCCCTAACAAAGGCGGACTTCATACTCACGGCTCGAACTCAAAACTTCTAAATAAGGATAAAAGAGTATTTACTACTTTACCGCAACCAGTATTGAAGCTCGATTAAATTTAGATTCACACTGGAAAATCGAACATAGGGGGTAAAGCGGTAAAGCACTCGCTAAGAAAGGTGACTTTATACCTGAGACTCGAACCCAAAACCTCGAATTAAGGATAAAAGAGTATTTATCATTCCACCACAAACCGTCATATATGTTCTTTATTTATCTTTTAAGTAATAGGAACCCGGTAAAATAAAACTTGGCCTCCCCTTCCATAGTTATCTTTTATCTTAAATATGTCCTTATTGACGATATTTTACCGATCGATTTATTTGGATCTTTTCAAAAGTTTAGAATTATATTTGTGTATTTTCAATTGTTCAAGAGCATAATTCAAATTATTACAGATgatatataaattaatttagtagcttatcggtaaattttgatattttctttgtttaCGTGGCTCCTTCGTCAAATATCAAAGCTAACCTGAACAGTCATTAAAAGAAGGGGTAAATATGGGCAAAATTAATTGTGTGGCGCTTTCTAGAactgtaaaaaataaaaataaaaaataaagagcaTATATAAGACAAATcgaaaatttcaaaagtaaattaaaacctttttgaaaaaataaaaaagaattacaCTATATACTAATGTAATTTAAGTAATGGTAATCAGTTATATAGTAGCTTACTCTTGTCTTAATTCTTAGGGTACTAAACAAAGAGTGAGTTTTCTGCATggtttaaaatatttaaagatcATTTCACCTAATAAGGTGATTATAAGAGAATTTTATGATAAATATTTAGTAACCTATTAAACATGATAACGAACATACAAtcatataaaataagaaaatatttatactttcgatatatataacttaaaatctATTTAAAACTAATTACCTACTATGATTTCTTTATGAGTAAGTTACAATGGTCTAATCTTAGTAACGGAGGAAAATAATATAAAGGCATTGATGAAAAAGTGATTGGAGAATTTTTCAAATGGCTATAACATGACTCCTTTTAACACATGCTATCACATTTCTGACATTCCTAATATTTCCTATTAATATTATATACATCGTTATTAATTTTACTTGGTTGGGATTTAGCCAcgtaaattttttaaagaaaactttatgaaataatatttgaaataacGGAAATATTTTATCACTGCAATTCCAGTGTCAtagaatttttttataatttaataagCAAAGAAGAATTATGGAATATTTTCTTAAGTATAATAATATTCATTTCATGTCATGATTATTGCATGTGATTTCGACGAAGGGGCGCATATTTCTCGGGCAAAAGCTACCTATGTTACTCTTGAATTATGAAATTTATGCCATGAATCATGGGAAATGAGAAGTAAAAAGATTTTGATATAATTATTGGGTGTCAAATTATATGGTGATGACCATTTTTAAGTCGAAAAATCACTCCATTATTTATCTTACAGtatcaacatcaacatcaacatcaacatcagTGTAGTAATTACTAAGtagtattattgttgttattatcatCATGTGTGAAGTAATTATACTATGCTAAAGCTATTAATAATTTCAACTCCTCCAATAACAATAATCATGATAATGACCAATAATGAGAGGCGAATTTAAGATTTTAATTCTATGGGTTcattaaaattatgggtttatatctactatttatttattacaattttattgatttttacacataaatttatgcttTGTGCCGAAAGTATTGGGTTCAGGTAAACCCGACAACTCTATGTTGCATCCGCCCCTGCCAATAAAAGTTGTGATAAAGTGACAAGTAATTATTCATTATTCATTTGAGGTTTCGGATTCGAGCTTTCAGTATGAAGTCACTTATAAAAATTTATGCTTCGCACCAAAAGTACTGAGTTCAGTTAAACCCGATAATTATAACTCTATATTGCATCCGCCCCTGCCAATAAAAATTGTGGTGAAATGACAAGTAATTATTCATTTCATCTGAGGGCTTCGATTCGATCTCTGAATATGAAGTCATTTTTATTACGAGTGTTTTATCCTTCAATATTGTGGGTTCATCCGGATTGAATCCGAATTTAATCGAATTTTAATATGAATACGAGTACTTTTATTAGAGACTGGTGTGATTATATTTTCTTTGAGCCGAGAGactattggaaacagtctctctatcttcacaaggtaggaatatggtgtgtgtatatatattatcTTTATCAAACTAtacttaaaaaattatattgagTATATTATTATAGTTCAATACCAATACGGGGCCAAAACTAAGAAATAATCATGATGAGTATGTGCCTTTATCTACCTTTGACGGTCAAAAGCTCTTAAATATAGGCTGTAGAAAAGTGGGTGCTTTCTGAAATTTACGATGAAATACTTTGacagaaaaataataattacaaCATACAGAGAGAGCGAGAGAGTACACAAAATACCCGTGCTCTATTCATTGCCCACTAGGTTATAGCATACACATATTCAAAATGGAATCACAATGTAGATTGATGATGTTGAACTTTTATGGTTTACTTGTCAATACATGTGAATATGTATAcataattttttgttttctttttttagtttCGGCTTCGATGCTGAAATCGCTAGTAATATTCGTGTGCAAAGGTAAAATCGGGGGTAAATGTCACGACCTCtaaagactaggtaagcctagtaCATGCTGATCATTGACGGAATTTAACTAACTCAACTGcaatatattaaataatatttgtaacAACATAGTTGAGCCAACATCATCTAAATAGctccaaaatcggtagtacaagtcataagcttttctaagAGTCACTAGAGGTAACAATATATCACTGTCCCGGAGTAATGGGaaacaatgaaaataaaatacaatagaaGGTGACTTCGGAGCCTGCAAATGtcaacaggtataccttgaagtctccagccgTGCAGACATAAGTCTCAAACCAACTCGATCatgagtacctggatctgcacaaaaaatgtgcagaagcatagtacgAGTACATCACAGtgatactcagtaagtatcaagcctaaccttggtagagtagtgacgaagtcaggtcaagacacctaccagacatGTAAACTTATGCAGGAGATATCTTAAAGCGAACAATGGAAAGAACGTCAATGTAGACCATCAACAGAAAGATCATAAATTCACAATCAACAACGAAAATAATTGAAGCATGAATAGGAACAAGAAATAACAAGTAATAAAGAAACAGGTGACAACTCAATCAATCAATTTGTTCCTAATGCCCAATTTACAATAAAATTACTCGAGGTACCGCTACTTATAATCTCAAATTATAAGTTGCAACTTTCAAATCTTACAAATATGGCATCTCGTGCCtgtatttttctttccaaatcactTTCGCACGGTAAAATCCACGTGCTATCATGTCCATCGTATCCATGTCAATTGCTAAACAAAATATTCGACAGATTTATTTATATACGATAAAGCATAAtaaaaatcttgaaataaagtAGGGAATCAAACaagaaaatgagtttattttagaaattattaggGTAAAGAAATTAGCATTTTCAACTAAAACAAATCGTTGGATAAGTTACcgaattaaatataaaatttattgaaataaaaCATAATAACGATTTTAAAGTAAGGTAAAACCATCATATGGGGTAAGGAGTTAAATTTGAGAAATCAACTAAAGTAAAATATGATAACTATTAAGAAGAGCAAAGTACTGAATGAAACGATGAGTTCCAACTTAAGAGTCACGTGAGGTAAGCATGTTAAAAATTCTTTTACTTAAAAACGTTATGTTACTAACAACTCAACAGAGTATGAGGTAATAATTCGGCGTAGTAAATTCATCTTGAAAACcaattcaccaaaataataataataataataataataataataataataataataataataataataataataataataataataataataataataataataggaaaggGAAATAGGAAATGAGGGCAAAACAGTAAACTAATGAAAAcaactcaatcctcgaaatcagTAAGTCCAGAAATATCAGTCCTTAGAATCTCATGTGGTAAATACTGACAACTAATACAATACAACAATAAACACAACACACACACAATTCGTTGcggcgcaacctgatcccaccgtacaaacacaatcctcccttatttcaccatatcaatatcaaaaataacatataaaatttattgcagcgtgcaacctgatctcaccgtatcaatatcaaatcttttcttatttcagCCGTTACGGTGTGCAatctgatcccaccatatcaatatcaactcCTACTTTATTTCAcccattgtggcgtgcaacccgatccacgagcaatttaaattaacaacaacaatccaCTAACTCAATTTATAAGAATTTCTACAATTAAAGGGTATGAGTGCAAGGCATGAAAGGAACCACG
Above is a window of Nicotiana tabacum cultivar K326 chromosome 8, ASM71507v2, whole genome shotgun sequence DNA encoding:
- the LOC107826719 gene encoding protein kinase PINOID 2-like, whose amino-acid sequence is MATTKIQDESDKESTTSSSLTMAENSTPRSWMSSTTNLSFSSSRRTSISTDTPYNFSNSHKPHKSNQIPWELIKKLRVKTGQIKLEHFRLLRRVGSGDIGNVYVCEIRNPILSNGWPENYTMSRGLLPQCFYAMKVVDKEALLIRKKLQRAEMEKEILGIIDHPFLPTLYAQFEASHYSCLVMEYCPGGDLHAARQRQPGKRFSISSAKFYAAEILLALEYLHMMGIVYRDLKPENVLVRADGHIMLSDFDLSFKCEVIPTLIKSKPKPNNQKTTTSCISKHSYCTLPIQPVLSCFLSPKKEQKIVEIQDHNSEIVVEPINARSRSFVGTHEYLAPEVISGQGHGSAVDWWTLGVFLYELIFGTTPFKGENNEKTLVNILKKPLTFPRIGISSTSKEYEEMVKVQDLISRLLVKNPKKRIGNLKGSVEIKRHEFFKGVNWALIRSIKPPEIPNDLVKLKSARNAAAVIPKLSKKQREEPYQIPQYFDYF